One window of the Anaeromyxobacter dehalogenans 2CP-C genome contains the following:
- a CDS encoding AsmA family protein, with protein sequence MPPARSRRWPKVLAVVAVAVVAVVLAGLLLLDRILLGQVRKQADTLSQRLGRPVTVERVKTRLLGGVGVRVGGVSVGPGEGEDRPLATLERAEVEVNLLGALLSGGKRVTVREAVVDGLRVNVVRFPDGITNLERVAKRLEETAAKEPPAQAPEGEPKPADLSAVRVDRAAVENARIAFLDRSVKGAEELYVDDLDVEVRDLRAGRPLEVVLKAAVLAKAQNLELRVKAAPLPPTLVPTPEQLTLKVQPIDLGPLAPFVPGEAGFRGGRFQADLAVALGAAVPGGSGRTTVKGGFRADQLAFAGQEGGKKLDASLDADLDADAEKGDLRIGKLELTAGPVALTGHGAATGLRGDAPRVEGLEIVSRGLDLAALTAYYPPLRKQLGDNVVAGPIGLSLKGSGGQAAQSLELRVDLGPVHLAIPRQLAKAAGAPMSLVARADLAQQGGVVRFDAGADLAGVDLRPGGSIAKKPGDPMSARAAGTYRKAGAEQQVELTRLDLDLLGDALAGKARVALGGTKEKPTTRFDAELSGQRLDLDRLLVPAPEGAEKPKEPAASKPLDPKAFAGLSGTASVRLGLLRMEKQDLRDVVLKVKVVEDAVTLEEARLVAFGGSVSAAGTAVKLAHPEEPFKIDVTMKGVEGEQLLALFSKRKVIGGKLDAALQLTGKGTSLDPIKQSATGSLTGDLRDGAFFGKDLVAAVAAPIASKLPFAGGRVTEGGSTSLGKQLGFAFQIANGVAKLTKPITVKTGDNALSFDGGVRLDGTLQMPTTLELGPEVIAKITGGRAKMSAPIPVTFNLSGPAWSPRLDGLSLDGAVQAIVKQAATSAAGRLLGDKAGAAGADLGKQKAAAEQKARDEAQKRKQQLEDEAKKKLKGLFGR encoded by the coding sequence ATGCCTCCCGCTCGTTCCCGCCGCTGGCCGAAGGTCCTGGCCGTCGTCGCCGTCGCCGTGGTCGCCGTGGTGCTCGCCGGGCTCCTGCTGCTCGACCGCATCCTCCTCGGGCAGGTCCGCAAGCAGGCGGACACATTGTCGCAGCGGCTGGGCCGTCCGGTGACGGTCGAGCGCGTGAAGACCCGGCTGCTCGGCGGCGTCGGCGTGCGGGTCGGCGGCGTGTCCGTCGGGCCCGGGGAGGGAGAGGACCGGCCGCTCGCCACGCTGGAGCGCGCCGAGGTGGAGGTGAACCTGCTCGGGGCGCTGCTCTCGGGCGGGAAGCGCGTGACGGTGCGCGAGGCGGTGGTGGACGGACTGAGGGTCAACGTCGTCCGCTTCCCGGACGGCATCACGAACCTGGAGCGCGTGGCGAAGCGGCTGGAGGAGACCGCCGCGAAGGAGCCCCCCGCGCAGGCGCCGGAGGGCGAGCCGAAGCCGGCCGATCTCTCCGCCGTGCGGGTGGACCGCGCCGCGGTGGAGAACGCGCGCATCGCGTTCCTCGACCGGAGCGTGAAGGGCGCCGAGGAGCTGTACGTGGACGACCTCGACGTCGAGGTGCGCGACCTGCGCGCCGGCCGGCCGCTCGAGGTCGTGCTGAAGGCGGCCGTGCTGGCGAAGGCGCAGAACCTGGAGCTCCGCGTGAAGGCGGCGCCGCTCCCGCCGACGCTGGTGCCCACGCCCGAGCAGCTCACGCTGAAGGTCCAGCCCATCGACCTCGGGCCGCTGGCGCCGTTCGTGCCCGGCGAGGCCGGCTTCCGCGGCGGCCGCTTCCAGGCCGACCTGGCGGTGGCGCTGGGGGCGGCGGTGCCGGGCGGCAGCGGGCGCACCACGGTGAAGGGCGGCTTCCGCGCCGACCAGCTCGCGTTCGCGGGGCAGGAGGGCGGCAAGAAGCTGGACGCGTCGCTCGACGCCGACCTGGACGCGGACGCGGAGAAGGGCGACCTGCGCATCGGCAAGCTCGAGCTCACCGCCGGGCCGGTGGCCCTCACCGGCCACGGCGCCGCCACCGGGCTGCGCGGCGACGCGCCGCGCGTCGAGGGCCTGGAGATCGTCTCCCGCGGGCTCGACCTGGCCGCGCTCACCGCCTACTACCCGCCGCTTCGGAAGCAGCTCGGCGACAACGTGGTGGCCGGGCCCATCGGGCTGTCGCTGAAGGGCTCCGGCGGGCAGGCCGCGCAGTCGCTCGAGCTGCGGGTGGACCTCGGCCCGGTGCACCTCGCCATCCCGCGGCAGCTCGCGAAGGCGGCCGGCGCGCCCATGTCGCTGGTGGCCCGCGCCGACCTGGCGCAGCAGGGCGGCGTGGTCCGCTTCGACGCCGGCGCCGACCTCGCCGGCGTGGACCTGCGGCCGGGCGGCTCCATCGCCAAGAAGCCGGGCGACCCCATGTCGGCGCGCGCCGCCGGGACCTACCGGAAGGCCGGCGCCGAGCAGCAGGTCGAGCTGACGCGGCTCGACCTGGACCTGCTGGGCGACGCGCTGGCCGGGAAGGCCAGGGTCGCCCTGGGCGGCACGAAGGAGAAGCCCACCACCCGCTTCGACGCGGAGCTGTCGGGCCAGCGGCTCGACCTCGACCGGCTGCTCGTCCCGGCGCCGGAGGGGGCGGAGAAGCCGAAGGAGCCGGCGGCGTCGAAGCCGCTCGACCCGAAGGCGTTCGCCGGGCTCTCCGGCACGGCCAGCGTGCGCCTCGGGCTGCTCCGCATGGAGAAGCAGGACCTGCGCGACGTGGTGCTGAAGGTGAAGGTGGTGGAGGACGCGGTGACGCTGGAGGAGGCGCGGCTGGTCGCGTTCGGCGGCAGCGTGTCCGCGGCCGGCACCGCGGTGAAGCTCGCCCACCCGGAGGAGCCGTTCAAGATCGACGTGACCATGAAGGGCGTCGAGGGCGAGCAGCTGCTGGCGCTCTTCTCGAAGCGCAAGGTGATCGGCGGCAAGCTCGACGCCGCGCTGCAGCTCACCGGCAAGGGCACCTCGCTCGACCCCATCAAGCAGAGCGCCACCGGCTCGCTCACCGGCGACCTGCGCGACGGCGCGTTCTTCGGCAAGGACCTGGTCGCGGCGGTGGCGGCGCCCATCGCGTCGAAGCTCCCGTTCGCGGGCGGGCGCGTCACCGAGGGCGGCTCGACCAGCCTGGGCAAGCAGCTCGGGTTCGCGTTCCAGATCGCGAACGGCGTGGCGAAGCTCACCAAGCCCATCACGGTGAAGACCGGGGACAACGCGCTCTCGTTCGACGGCGGCGTCCGGCTCGACGGCACGCTCCAGATGCCGACCACGCTCGAGCTCGGCCCGGAGGTGATCGCGAAGATCACCGGCGGCCGGGCGAAGATGAGCGCGCCCATCCCGGTGACGTTCAACCTGTCCGGTCCGGCGTGGAGCCCGCGCCTCGACGGGCTGTCGCTCGACGGCGCGGTCCAGGCCATCGTGAAGCAGGCGGCGACCTCGGCCGCCGGGCGGCTCCTCGGCGACAAGGCCGGCGCCGCCGGCGCCGATCTCGGGAAGCAGAAGGCGGCGGCCGAGCAGAAGGCGCGCGACGAGGCCCAGAAGCGCAAGCAGCAGCTCGAGGACGAGGCGAAGAAGAAGCTGAAGGGGCTGTTCGGCCGGTAG
- the pepF gene encoding oligoendopeptidase F translates to MHTPIALLAALSVAAAPAKPAAPRAATSRAQVPDRYKWKLADLFPNDAAWAKARADLAGRLPGFDRHRGHLADSARALADALSEMGALQNALDRVYVYASARADEDTREPGARAMRAEAERLAVDVQAALSWVRPAVLELPADTVKRFLGEDPRLREWAFFLDDTLRWKPHTLPAGEERIVAKTGDLDGAGRDVHSVLLNADLPFPTVKLSTGAVRLDQAGYERARTSPAAADREKVFHAYFGALKQYERTIGTALYAQVKAHLFERDVRRFDSSLAAALFRDNVPTAVYERLVADVNANLPTLHRYLKLRQRMLGLPALRYEDLYVPLVKAVDRRYDVDQAVALTLDAVKPLGDAYVSKLRAGLQGGWTDFLPVTGKRAGAYSTGVYGVHPYQLLNFNGQWTDVSTLAHEAGHSMHTVLAFEKQPYATSNYATFVAEVASTLNENLLFRRAIGQAKDDGERLALLGNRLESLRTTLFRQTMFAEFELAIHQLAEKGEALTGERMSALYLGLVRKYYGHDAGVCQVADLYGAEWTYIQHFFHYDFYVYQYATSLVASTAIARAIREDEAQGRTGARDRYLAMLAAGGSRYPVDLLREAGVDMTTPAPFAAAMEEMNATMDEMERILKRSPGAAGVRAAPAKPAKGR, encoded by the coding sequence TTGCACACCCCGATCGCCCTCCTCGCCGCCCTCTCGGTGGCCGCCGCCCCGGCGAAGCCCGCCGCGCCGCGCGCGGCCACCAGCCGCGCCCAGGTCCCCGATCGCTACAAGTGGAAGCTCGCCGACCTGTTCCCGAACGACGCGGCCTGGGCGAAGGCGCGGGCCGACCTCGCCGGCCGGCTCCCCGGCTTCGACCGTCACCGCGGGCACCTCGCCGACTCGGCCAGGGCGCTCGCCGACGCGCTCTCCGAGATGGGCGCGCTGCAGAACGCGCTCGACCGCGTCTACGTCTACGCCTCGGCCCGCGCCGACGAGGACACGCGCGAGCCCGGGGCGCGCGCCATGCGCGCGGAGGCGGAGCGGCTCGCGGTGGACGTGCAGGCGGCGCTCTCCTGGGTGCGCCCGGCGGTGCTGGAGCTGCCGGCAGACACGGTGAAGCGCTTCCTCGGCGAGGACCCGCGCCTGCGCGAGTGGGCTTTCTTCCTCGACGACACGCTCCGCTGGAAGCCGCACACGCTCCCCGCCGGCGAGGAGCGGATCGTGGCGAAGACCGGCGACCTCGACGGCGCCGGGCGCGACGTGCACTCGGTGCTGCTGAACGCCGACCTGCCCTTCCCCACCGTGAAGCTCTCCACCGGCGCGGTCCGGCTGGACCAGGCGGGCTACGAGCGCGCGCGCACCAGCCCGGCGGCCGCCGACCGCGAGAAGGTGTTCCACGCCTACTTCGGCGCGCTGAAGCAGTACGAGCGGACCATCGGGACGGCGCTGTACGCGCAGGTGAAGGCGCACCTGTTCGAGCGGGACGTGCGCCGGTTCGACTCCTCGCTCGCGGCCGCGCTGTTCCGCGACAACGTCCCCACCGCCGTGTACGAGCGCCTGGTCGCCGACGTGAACGCGAACCTGCCCACCCTGCACCGCTACCTGAAGCTCAGGCAGCGCATGCTGGGCCTGCCGGCGCTCCGCTACGAGGACCTGTACGTGCCGCTCGTGAAGGCGGTGGACCGCCGCTACGACGTGGACCAGGCGGTGGCGCTCACGCTCGACGCGGTGAAGCCGCTCGGCGACGCGTACGTGTCGAAGCTGCGGGCCGGGCTCCAGGGCGGCTGGACCGACTTCCTGCCGGTGACCGGCAAGCGGGCCGGCGCGTACTCCACCGGCGTGTACGGCGTGCACCCGTACCAGCTCCTCAACTTCAACGGGCAGTGGACCGACGTCTCCACGCTGGCGCACGAGGCCGGCCACTCGATGCACACGGTGCTGGCGTTCGAGAAGCAGCCCTACGCCACGTCGAACTACGCCACGTTCGTGGCCGAGGTCGCCTCCACGCTGAACGAGAACCTGCTGTTCCGCCGCGCCATCGGGCAGGCGAAGGACGACGGGGAGCGGCTGGCGCTGCTCGGCAACCGGCTCGAGTCGCTGCGCACCACGCTCTTCCGCCAGACCATGTTCGCGGAGTTCGAGCTCGCCATCCACCAGCTCGCCGAGAAGGGCGAGGCGCTCACCGGCGAGAGGATGAGCGCGCTGTACCTGGGGCTGGTGCGCAAGTACTACGGGCACGACGCCGGCGTCTGCCAGGTGGCCGACCTCTACGGCGCCGAGTGGACGTACATCCAGCACTTCTTCCACTACGACTTCTACGTGTACCAGTACGCCACCAGCCTGGTCGCCTCCACCGCCATCGCCCGGGCCATCCGCGAGGACGAGGCGCAGGGGCGCACCGGCGCGCGCGACCGCTACCTGGCCATGCTCGCCGCGGGGGGCTCGCGCTACCCGGTGGACCTGCTGCGCGAGGCGGGGGTGGACATGACCACGCCCGCGCCGTTCGCGGCCGCCATGGAGGAGATGAACGCCACCATGGACGAGATGGAGCGGATCCTGAAGCGGAGCCCGGGGGCGGCCGGCGTGCGGGCGGCGCCCGCGAAGCCGGCCAAGGGCCGCTAG
- a CDS encoding class I SAM-dependent methyltransferase, which translates to MPADPARLEALRQAILAEAARLAPARLEALARPAPVPAAGLRALAAALLPEREAVRGWLEAALAAPRPGAGFAGDPAGDLAARLAAALLARNQFLPVGAREEGRLAGLVAAALRSGAAALATARTEAALAEALAGAAEAFRTDLAAFVAALAAGDAAPALREVVSAEYGPELQLRVLGLDPAALLPPVLDLGCGPGARLVGWLAARGVDARGVDRAAEPSERVLRGDWLTVPLAPGSLGTIVSHLGFSLHFLHHHLRPGDEALRYARRYMELLRALRPGGTLAYAPGLPFVEAHLPPDRWRVETTPVPAPAPPRAAPGAAALPWYACRVTRRA; encoded by the coding sequence ATGCCCGCCGATCCCGCGCGCCTCGAGGCGCTCCGCCAGGCGATCCTCGCCGAGGCCGCCCGCCTCGCCCCCGCCAGGCTCGAGGCGCTCGCCCGGCCGGCCCCGGTTCCCGCCGCCGGCCTCCGCGCCCTCGCCGCCGCGCTGCTGCCCGAGCGCGAGGCGGTGCGCGGCTGGCTGGAGGCCGCGCTCGCGGCCCCGCGCCCCGGGGCCGGGTTCGCCGGGGATCCGGCCGGCGACCTCGCCGCGCGCCTCGCGGCCGCGCTGCTCGCCCGCAACCAGTTCCTGCCCGTCGGCGCGCGCGAGGAGGGCCGCCTGGCCGGGCTCGTGGCCGCCGCGCTCCGGTCCGGGGCGGCCGCGCTCGCGACGGCGCGCACCGAGGCGGCGCTCGCCGAGGCCCTGGCCGGCGCCGCGGAGGCGTTCCGGACGGACCTGGCCGCGTTCGTCGCCGCGCTCGCCGCCGGCGACGCGGCGCCCGCGCTGCGCGAGGTGGTCTCCGCCGAGTACGGGCCCGAGCTGCAGCTCCGCGTGCTCGGGCTCGATCCCGCGGCGCTCCTCCCGCCGGTGCTCGACCTCGGCTGCGGCCCCGGGGCGCGGCTGGTGGGCTGGCTCGCGGCGCGCGGCGTGGACGCGCGCGGCGTGGACCGCGCCGCGGAGCCCTCGGAGCGCGTCCTGCGCGGCGACTGGCTCACCGTCCCGCTCGCGCCCGGCAGCCTCGGCACGATCGTCTCGCACCTCGGCTTCTCGCTGCACTTCCTCCACCACCACCTGCGCCCGGGCGACGAGGCGCTCCGCTACGCGCGGCGGTACATGGAGCTGCTGCGCGCGCTGCGGCCCGGCGGCACGCTCGCGTACGCGCCGGGCCTGCCGTTCGTGGAGGCGCACCTCCCGCCGGACCGCTGGCGCGTCGAGACGACGCCGGTGCCGGCGCCGGCGCCGCCTCGGGCCGCGCCCGGGGCCGCGGCGCTGCCCTGGTACGCGTGCCGCGTCACGCGGCGCGCGTAG